One window from the genome of Elaeis guineensis isolate ETL-2024a chromosome 5, EG11, whole genome shotgun sequence encodes:
- the LOC105036019 gene encoding strychnine-11-hydroxylase-like has translation MECSVALFVYSCLLLISIAVFLHAKATGPSLRLPPGPERLPIIGNLQQLGELPYRPLRLLSDKYGPLMSLKLGSIPTLIISASDMAREILKTQDLNFCTRAPLVAFKRYSYGGLDMTFAPYGEQWRQVRRICMLEVFSAKRVLAFQSIREEEVDILTQTLTENPSSSPVNLSEMLFSLFNNIASREVFNMRISGDGECTRSKDHDLIRELISIMGGFCLGDFFHSMERSDEPTGLQEDSRGASMAWISSLRRRSISTCMVGETMMTSPVFSLGFRRIQALDSTSPEIT, from the coding sequence ATGGAGTGCTCAGTTGCACTCTTTGTTTACTCATGCCTCCTCTTGATATCAATCGCCGTATTCTTGCATGCTAAGGCCACTGGTCCCAGTTTGAGGCTACCTCCTGGTCCCGAAAGGCTGCCGATCATCGGCAACCTTCAACAATTGGGTGAGCTCCCATACCGCCCCCTTCGCCTCCTGTCCGACAAATATGGCCCACTCATGAGCCTAAAACTCGGTAGTATACCAACCCTCATCATATCCGCCTCAGATATGGCCCGTGAGATTTTGAAGACCCAAGATCTCAACTTTTGCACGAGAGCTCCCCTTGTTGCCTTCAAGCGATACTCCTATGGTGGATTAGACATGACCTTCGCACCATACGGTGAACAGTGGAGACAAGTGAGGAGGATCTGTATGTTAGAAGTCTTCAGTGCCAAGCGAGTGTTAGCCTTTCAGTCCATAAGGGAGGAAGAAGTAGACATCCTAACACAAACTCTCACGGAAAACCCTTCTAGCAGTCCTGTGAATCTTAGCGAGATGTTGTTTTCCCTTTTTAACAATATCGCTAGCCGAGAAGTCTTCAACATGAGGATTTCAGGGGATGGTGAGTGCACCAGGAGCAAAGATCACGATCTTATAAGGGAGCTTATCTCTATAATGGGTGGATTTTGTTTAGGGGATTTTTTTCACTCGATGGAGCGGTCGGACGAGCCCACCGGCTTGCAAGAAGACTCCAGAGGAGCTTCCATGGCTTGGATTAGCTCTTTGAGGAGGAGATCAATAAGCACATGCATGGTAGGGGAAACCATGATGACTTCACCAGTGTTCTCCTTGGGCTTCAGAAGGATCCAAGCTTTGGATTCGACCTCACCAGAAATCACATGA